The Desmodus rotundus isolate HL8 chromosome 2, HLdesRot8A.1, whole genome shotgun sequence region CAGCCGCTGCCTAGCTTCGAATCCTCTCTACCTGgatgcccgtctccacccctcttaccagtctggatgaatgtttcctctttaactccttggttgttggacttccatacagtttggttttctgtcagttttggttgttttttgtttttaaaatggttgtccttgttttggttgtgcaaggaggcagagtgtgtctacctacgcctccatcttggctggaagtctgatttataatattttaaatgttaaggtAAAATAGGTTAGAAAGAGCATTTTCAACATAAAACATCAGACAGTAACTCCTTTATCTCTAAGGTTAATTATTTCTTCCAAATGCACTTTATACTACCAAGTAGCCTTTGCTTGAAACTCCTCCCTGTCTTGGCTTTATCCATACCCCTCTTCTGTTTTCCCTCCCACTTCTCACCACACCCCCTTCATTTCCTTCACTAGTTCCTCTGCCAACAAGCCAGTATGCCTCAGATCTCATCTCTTTCCACTGTAACATGCTCTCTACATGATCTCATCCATTCCCAGagcttcatttatttctgccaaATGCTGGTAACTCAAATATCCAACTTGTTATGACTCATCTTTACCAGATGTCTCCTACATATCTCAACTTCAACATAAACTCAACTCAATaactttatccattcacctacttcTCTGCATGGTTAATGGAAATACCATCTACCTAttttctcaagaaagaaaaattaagttacGTTTGATACTTCTTCATCCCTAACCTTCACATTCAAGTCACCAAGTTCAGATGATTCAATCCAAAATTTAGCTCAATGTGTCTCTTACTCTTCATTTCCAAAGTCACTACTCTCTCACCCTCCGCCTTGTGTTATATGTATCTATAACAGTGATCAGCAACATGaactgcacattagaatcacctggggaactcgGAACACTTAGGACACACTCCAGACCAATTATATGAGAGTCTCTGGGGATTTGAGCCAGGCATCGGAGTATTTGTACAGGTTCTCATGATTCCAATAAGCAGCCAGATTTAAGAATCTTCCCAAATTGAAGACATGAGTCCACAGATTGAAAATGCATGCCAAATACCAagcaagaaaactaaaaagaaaccTACAACTTACAATGGAAATGAATAACCTTgtgaataaaaattataggagaaccaagatggaggcataggtagacacactgcgcctcctcgcactaccagaactgacagaaaatcaaacggcaaggaagtctgacaccaaagagataaaaaagaaacattcatccagaccggtaggacgggcagagacaggcagccagggcagagaggactcggattgccgtggcgggaccgagactggcggagtgtgggacgaacggggcaggcagtctgaccaccagTAGACCCTGCGGcgccacattcgcacacagataaaccaagagggccagactcagagtggcagagaactggGAAGGCAGTGCAGCGGgaagcaccccgcggccccacattcgcgcatagataaaccaggatgaaagatgggggagcaaagcagaccacgcaacccagggctccagctcaaggaaataaagcctcaaacctctgattgaaaacacccgtgggggttgggacggcagcaggagaaactcccagcctcacaggagaggtcgttggagagacccacagggacctagagcgtgcacaagcccacccactcaggaaccagcaccagaggggcccaatttgattgtggatagtagagggagtgactgaaatccagtgcaGGGTGGAGCAAGCGCCTCCCCCACAtgcagagaccagcgttacccctaaggctccgcccctttatgtaacagaagcgccaagaccaaaaaaaaaaaaaaaaggcccaaatgacaaaacacttcaaagctccaaaaataactcaactaagcagcgaacggatagccaacctatcagatgcacagttcaaaacactggtaattaggacgctcacagaattggttgaatttggtcaaaaactagatgaaaaaatgaaggctatgctaaaagaaacaaaggaaaatgtacagggaaccaatagtgatgcgaaggaaactgggactcaaatcaatggtgtggaccagaaggaagaaagaaacatccaaccagaaaagaatgaagaaacaagaattcacaaaaatgaggagaggcttaggaacctccaggacatcttgaaacgttccaacatctgaattatacgggtgccagaaggagaagaggaagaacaaaaaattgaaaacttattgtaacaaatagtgaaggagaacttccctaatctggcaaaggaaatagactttcgggaagcccaggaagctcagagagtcccaaagaagctggacccaaggaggaacacaccaaggcacatcataattacattccccaagatgaaagagaaggagagaatcttagaagcagcaagagaaaaggacacagttacctacaaaggggttcccataagactgtcagctgatttctcaagagagaccttacagggaagaagggactggcaagaagtattccaagtcatgaaaggcaagggcctacatctaagattactgtatccagcaaagctatcatttagaatggaagggcagataaagtgcttctcagataaggtcaagttaaagaagtccatcatcaccaagacattattatatgaaatgttaaagggacttatctcagaaaaagaagataaaaaaataggaacagtaaaaatgacagcaaactcacagttattaaccacacctaaaacccaaacaaaagaaaactaagcaaacaactagaacagaaacagaaccacagaaatggagatcacatggagggttatcaataggggattgggaggggtagagagggggaaaaggtacagagaataagtagcacaaattataggtggaaaatagacagggggagggtaagaacagtgtaggaaatgtattagccaaagaacttataagtatgacccatggacatgaactatagggagggaatgtgggagggagggggtgggcaggatggagatgagtgaagggggggaaatgggacaactgtaatagcataatcaataaatattttttttaaaaaagaaaattatattgagttcctagagagaaaagaaaaactgtctacaaagggaagaaaatcacACCAATAGTAGACTTGTCATCTGCAACATTGAATGACAAGACAAAGAGTTAAAAATCTTCGAAGTGATGGCAGTAGAGAGGACACAGTGAACCTAGAATTCTATGGCCTGCTAAACTGTTTCTCAAGaatgaaatactgtattttgccatatatcaTGTGttcccacatttttgtgtgcattatacacaggattattatatcCATTATTACACACATAGTaggtaatcattatacccatgtaatatgtgcacccttatttttccctcaaaaatttgggcaacaaAGTGAGCATTATAcctggcaaaatatggtagaCCTTTTTCAGACACACAAACTAAGACTCTACTGTTCAAAGATCACCACTGAAAGAATTGCCTGACAAAGAATACACTTCATTATGTGGGTAAGTGAGCCAAGAAAACCAGAGAGGTATTTAAAAATGATGACCAAGTCTGGATTCGATCTAGAAAATGCAAGATGTGTGAAGTCTATGCACCATTCAGGTTTCAACGACATTAGAGATGTTAAAATAGGTCAgcacaatattttataatgaaagtatTAGCAGGGTTCTGGCTAGCtagttaattttaattgttttcttgtgtttttgtaGAATTTAGTCTCAGTTTCAACCCCTTAATTTCTATAActgtaaataataaaagaaagcacTGCCAATTTAACaatgttaaaacattttactacttaacttttattgcaaaataaagataatatatttatatacttatcaaaatatcaaaacaattttgtttttgatattttcatgttttctagataatctgaaaataatttaagaacaCTCAAAATGACATCATTCAATTCCTGTAATACTAAACTTAACATCCTTTCATATCTTAGTAAATTCAACCATACATGTTAATACCAATTAAATTAATCCTCAGGATTATATTCTATGActtaacatgaaaaagaaaaaaatgactcttAACCAagaatataattatgtatttaatacACTTTGCTTTTAACAGCAATTTTCAAAGTAAACACATCATAGACCTTATAACTTATTAAAGATTTATAGTGCTTACAAAGTTGATTCTAAAAATATACCTTATTTGGTCTAAATGAATAACATTATCTGGAAGACAGAATAATAAATTATAGCAATATGTTTATCAGCACTATAGTCTCAAATGTGTACATATAGTCAATATAAAATGCTCTTAGGATTTTAACACTTTCAgccttaaaatgtaaaaagcacaTTAAAGTTTGGCATACAAGACCTCAGTCTGACAGCAATggttttaaaaccaaaaaacaaatatatagttGACATGTTAAGAGAACACAGGCACATCACAtccaaatacacatatatattctctctctcactcagttcagcacatacacacacacaaacacacacagagtaagCAGAAGAGTTCATTCACCCTTGTGTATCTGATAATTGCcatcaatttcaaaaataaaaagtggggaaaaaattaactaaaaatatattcGAGCATATTTAAATGACTCTAGTTGTTGGAAAGATAAGCACAAAATTGTTAACAAGATCTCTAACATGCACAATATGCCATTTCAATACATTCTTAAACAGGTTTGAACTACTCACTAATGGGCATAGAAATACATAAGAAATTATGTGCTCATCCATTCCCCAGATGACATTCTTCTGACAACCAGTCATATGAGGCAGCCCAACCAAAGTGATTTAATTTATGCAAGCCAATAGATTTCATAATCTATTGAACGGAACCCAACAGAATTAGAAACTTCATTTACATCTATTTAGGGGCTTTTAGGTGTTCCTTGTGCAAAAGCAACAGGTTTCTATCTTGCAAATGAAAGTTATTATTACTTAACACTTTGTAGTGCTGAAGAAgttcattttgtatttctaaaactAAATTCCCCAGAGGTCCTTAGTTTTAATTATATAGGTTTAGGTTTAGACTAAAAACAATTTAATGCTGATAGCCTTTCCCACTCATCACTTTTACCTCCAGTAAAATCTGTCAAAGGAAGAATTACTCTTTGAACTCTCTTCAGTAATACAAGTTCGAAAAATGTTCTATGGAAGttcatttttatcacattttaattaaaacatccaAAGTTCTctgaaacaatattaaaatacagggtagggtaaaagtaggtttacagttccgAGTATGTAGAACATagctattcttgtattatttattattgtattattttccatatgagcaactgtaaacctacttttgccccacgctgTGGACACTAACTACACATTAGGGCACTCATACTCATACTGTtgtgattagaaaaataaacaggcaCAACAGTAAGCGAAGAGAATACCagctttccatttcctttttttttggctttcctcttattttattaCACTATGTTTATAAATTGTTCAAATCATTCTTATACTCCGATTGACAGTAACAGAATATTTTGGCACATCAACATTATGATACAATATATGGAATGcttaaaaaattagttaaaaaaatttcatttattaatctacatttttaatgtagtacatatatattttacagtTATTTAAGTCAAATACATAAAGGTTTGTAACTGATTTACAGATGAAGCAATCACAGATTGCagtaatatttgcatatatatatatgtgtgtgtatatatatatatatatatatataaaacaatcaaGGTAAAAACTGCATCCTGGCAATTTTAGAGTCCATAGTTTCGTTGGTGTATCTATCATTTACATGCCCTTTTCGACTTGTTTTTCTGTACCAAAAGTACACTTTTGCCTTCTTCATTCCTGATGAGATTTTTCTGCGATAACTTTACATTCATACTGCAAAATTGAAAAGGTTAAAATGTTAACAGATAAAGGTTTATTCTGAATAGCAATTTAaactaaaagttttaaaaattaatactttattaATCTATGCTTACTTTATTCCTCAAAGACTAACAGAGTTACACAACTATTAGGATTAAATGACAAATGTGatagggcaaaaaaaaaaaaaaaatcacattctagAAGTGAAAGAGCCATAGccaaaagcagaaaatgaagtTTCTGCATCTTCTACaagcaaatagtgacagtttatGATTCAGATCAGTCCTAGAATATGAAAGACGTTTCTCTGAGTGCTCAGTAAGGTCAATCAGCAAAGGAAAGGTTATGAACTTAAGGACAAGACTTACACAGTGAATtcagataatttattttcaaatcactttaaaactgaaaggaaaatatttattacattagcAAAAGCTTCTATTCAAAACAATACTTTAAAAGTACAACTATAAAAATGTATACCCACAattcaaaataaaggaaacaaatgtaCTTAGAATAACTGGGCACTTGGATCATCAAAAAGAAAGCAACGTACACCACCCAATTCCCCTACTCATTAAAATGGTAAAAGTGACAACACTTATTCTTGAAACTGGTGTGGCCTCTGAATGTTACTCCCCAACCTTTGCCACTCACAATTGGGGTTGTTAACAATGTCCTGTCCTTCTCAACTAAAATGATGAAACATCTTGATTTGCTGGAGATAGTTCTAATTTATATCTATTGTCACAATGTCATTTATTAATAGAGcctcttttcacttttaaaattgttCCCTTTTGAGGAGTAGAAACCTATAAAATTAGGCTAAAAAGAGGGGGAATAAATCATATCACCCTATTCATAACCCATTTTAGCTTTCCTATCCAGTGGTTCCTTCAACTTTTAATATACTTGTGATTAAATTCATCTAAATGGTTTATTTCAGTGGAATTGcagagagaaatcaaagaatgCTGTCTTCACAAATTGCTTTCCCTTAAAAAGTGACTATCATTAGGAGAAAACTTGTCTTACATCTCAATAAGAGAAAAGTGATTAAATAAGCATTAGCTTACCATTGCCAGTTGTCGGCCAATGTTTCCCATTGTTATGCCTCCAGCAAAAAATATACATGGTAACCAAGAACGAACATAGAGAAAATCCGGAGATGTATATCTAGaataatagaaatgtttttaacattaaatgtttttaatgtttacacTTAAATGTTTAAGTGCACAAtgacaattattaaaataattacaataaaaataagttactttTCAGATCAACCTGGCTAAGccaattttaaaatctcaattcTGAATTCAGTTATCATTGCTCTCTTTTATCAAACAAGCACCAAAAAGAATACTTACTGATAAACACCATTGTAGACTAGCAGTTGAGTGACCAATGTTGCCAAAAAAGCAATTCCTACTCCAAGGCCAAAACCAGTTCTAGATCTGTCAAAAGTCCACCACAGTCCAATGGATAGTGCAGCCAGTGTGAGAGACAACTGTATGTTGTTATCAAAGTCCACTTTCTGAGGTCAATGTTAAAGAGTCATCTTAAAATTTATAACCAAATAATATCACctgttcatttttctaaaataagagaTGTTActgttaaaaaggaaattaattgcTTATTCTACAGTGCATTCAGTCTTTTAATACAATGTATGAGGTTAGATGGGATTAAAATTGTCTCTGATATTTAttaaagacacacagagggcatAACATTTCATTAATAGATCCTACCAACCTGTaattcctaaaacaaaacaaaaacactctatACACACTGCCAATTATAAGATCAGACTCATTATTTGAGAACCACTTTCATTGCTAAAAGTGTTAACGGGAAGCCTCAGAACACAAGTTCTGCTAAGAAACATACTTTTgctaaaaagaaaaccaatattaCTTCTCAAACAGGTTGAGAATTAGTTGAGAACCATACAGGAACTTGAAAATAGAAGAGTTGACAGCTATTTAAAAGGGTCTACATTCTCTATATGATTTACTGACAGACACATTTTATAATAATGCAGTTTGGAAACAAGAGTACCAAGGACACAGTATCCCTTTCTATTATGTCAACTGCTCtagttttaatttgttgaggataAAGCCTTGAAGTGAACATTATCTTGCAACCTGTCAAGTTATTTTGGTGCCTGAGACACTCTGGTATAGGACAGTTTGCTCAAATGATGTTTTATTTCCATCGCCTACTTAAGCATCTATTCACAAATGTACAGCCCTTTCCTATTCCAAAATCTCTAAGCAAAACGAAGCTTTACacattcagttttctcatttctttgctACGGGATTACACTAAAGGAATTAATTTGAAGTATCATTAAAAGGACAGTATCTAAGTCCCAAAGCCCACATCTTGGTTTTATATCCAGCTCCCTAGCAGAAACTAACAAGCCATGCTGCAACGACAGAGGAGAGAGTAGAAGTGCAAAAAAAAACAGATAGGAAACCACTCCCTACTTCTTTAACACTCTGTTGTTTGCCACCACTCCCCCGCCCCTACCCAACCAGCTAGTATCCTGAACACCCAGTGTGCTTACTTCTCAGCTATGGGCCGCTCCAAGGTCATTCCATGTTGAGGCTTGATTTATCAAAAAACCTATAGTTTATGAGTATGCTTTCGGAAAAAGCATACCTAAAACTCCACGAAGAGCTTGTGAATTCTAATTTCTCTATGCAATAAACAATCTTGtaaatgtggaagaaaaagggctacatactaaacctgacaaactcagaggaggcctgcatgatagccttacaaactcagagaccgaaagtaaccacagaggatagtctgaaattaaaaactttcaacTAAAGGCAAGTCATAGTGGCCAGTCACTATTCTAGGCTAGAATATCCCCCCAAAAAGTCAATCTGGACCTTAACTGAGAGtatctgttgtctttttgcatgtcaaattttctttttcaggactCCTCAAAGCATAGGCACTGCACAAGGATAGACCACGAGTCTTCTCATTGTTAATGTTATCACGTCAATTGTTAACTGGTAACTATCCTCTACTCACCTGTGTAAAAGTGTCTATCAGTTTGCCTCTTATTTAATCCCAGAGgttttccctgctttgctttctcccatctcCCTAATCTATCATCGATAGATTTTATGTAACCCCTTTatgtcttctcctttgattctgaggtataaaataaggtgcaaaaatgccattttctggagcactttctcaatctgttgaggttTTTTCCCCCAGCGATTGTCAttggtttggctcaaataaactcataaaaatccttacaggtttggacatttcttacgtCGACATAAAGAGTAGACTTTGACATTAACTGGGTACTATCTTTGCTAACTAAATTAACTTCATTAAGAGTCAGTGCAAAATAAGGAAGCTTCTAGGGTAAACAGGTAACACATCAATCTTAAAAATAGTACCATGTGATTTTATGAAGTCAAATTAACTGTATGTTACAAATTTGTAAACAGTTGGATTTTGCTTAATGGATGTCCACCTAAGACTGTCATACTTTAAG contains the following coding sequences:
- the INSIG2 gene encoding insulin-induced gene 2 protein isoform X3, with translation MRCVAVFVGINHASAKVDFDNNIQLSLTLAALSIGLWWTFDRSRTGFGLGVGIAFLATLVTQLLVYNGVYQYTSPDFLYVRSWLPCIFFAGGITMGNIGRQLAMYECKVIAEKSHQE